The following coding sequences are from one Malaciobacter pacificus window:
- a CDS encoding prephenate dehydrogenase: MNVGIIGLGLMGGSLAKALKKYALATKIYGYARSEKTKKEILELNLVDEIATIDTIKEKCDLIVLAMPVDNIIAFFPNLLDIKDDTTIMDLGSTKEFIIKNIPHTIRTNFVAAHPMCGNEKFGPKAAMDNLYEGKTIVLCDLEANDDLHKNRVITLFQEIGMRLVMMNAHDHDVHACYMSHLPHAISYSLANTVMGHEDPKSIIALAAGGFRDMSRIAKSSPDMWTDIFRQNRDNLLDSIELFNKQMSDVKKMVEDEDYEKLKEWMHKATSLHEIL; the protein is encoded by the coding sequence TTGAACGTAGGAATTATAGGTTTAGGTTTAATGGGTGGGTCATTAGCTAAAGCCTTAAAAAAATATGCATTAGCAACTAAAATTTATGGATATGCAAGAAGTGAAAAGACTAAAAAAGAGATTTTAGAATTAAATTTAGTTGATGAGATTGCTACTATTGATACTATAAAAGAAAAATGTGATTTAATTGTATTAGCAATGCCAGTTGATAATATTATTGCTTTTTTTCCAAATTTATTAGATATAAAAGATGATACTACAATAATGGATTTAGGTTCAACAAAAGAGTTTATTATAAAAAATATTCCCCATACTATTAGAACAAATTTTGTAGCAGCTCATCCAATGTGTGGAAATGAAAAGTTTGGTCCAAAAGCTGCAATGGATAATCTATATGAAGGTAAAACAATAGTTTTATGTGATTTAGAAGCAAATGATGATTTACATAAAAATAGGGTAATAACTCTTTTCCAAGAAATTGGAATGAGACTTGTAATGATGAATGCCCATGACCATGATGTTCATGCTTGTTATATGTCTCATTTACCTCATGCTATTTCATACTCATTAGCAAATACTGTAATGGGACATGAAGATCCAAAATCTATTATAGCACTTGCTGCTGGTGGATTTAGAGATATGAGTAGAATTGCAAAATCTAGTCCTGATATGTGGACTGATATTTTTAGACAAAATAGAGATAATCTTTTAGATTCAATTGAGCTTTTTAATAAGCAAATGAGTGATGTTAAAAAAATGGTTGAAGACGAAGATTATGAAAAATTAAAAGAGTGGATGCATAAAGCAACAAGTTTACATGAGATACTTTAA
- a CDS encoding DNA polymerase III subunit delta', which yields MLTFIDDSCILIVNDITETLNKLSPLYPTHYTRVIKNEEKDEFQIAQANLTIKEAYIASNEKKYIFLCGTTFRREAQNSLLKILEEPPKNVVFIIVTNSKSSILPTIYSRIPYKYLKTSISKEPCKLDIAKLDLKDMYSFLKDNQRVSKNEAKELVESILLKAKLQNLELSQNQLEIFSKSIKLIDLNSKPINVLTTLLLTLANKQN from the coding sequence ATGTTAACTTTTATAGATGATTCTTGTATTTTAATTGTTAATGATATAACAGAGACTTTAAATAAGCTATCACCTTTATATCCAACTCATTATACAAGAGTAATTAAAAATGAAGAGAAAGATGAATTTCAAATTGCCCAAGCAAATTTAACTATAAAAGAGGCATATATAGCTTCAAATGAAAAAAAATATATCTTTTTATGTGGAACTACATTTAGAAGAGAAGCACAAAACTCTTTATTAAAAATATTAGAAGAACCACCTAAAAATGTTGTTTTTATAATAGTTACAAATTCAAAATCATCAATTTTACCTACAATTTATTCAAGAATCCCCTATAAATATTTAAAAACTTCTATTTCTAAAGAGCCTTGTAAATTAGATATTGCAAAACTTGATCTAAAAGATATGTACTCTTTTTTAAAAGATAATCAAAGAGTTTCTAAAAATGAAGCAAAAGAATTAGTTGAATCAATTTTATTGAAAGCAAAACTTCAAAACCTAGAATTATCACAAAACCAATTAGAAATATTCTCAAAATCTATAAAACTAATTGATTTAAACTCAAAACCAATTAATGTTTTAACTACCCTACTTTTAACTTTAGCAAATAAACAAAATTAA
- the folP gene encoding dihydropteroate synthase — MNTYNNKIMGVLNANEDSFFSQSRFDNSQASKKIEQMIEDGADIIDIGAVSSRPGSIAISEDAELERIKDIVNTIYTNKYYKKVDFSIDSYAPKVIDYVLNKGFKIVNDITGLQNDEVCKIAAKYNAQVVIMHMQNDPTNMQNNPNYENVVLEIDEYFKNQISKAKSFGINDIVLDVGIGFGKNLEHNLTLLNKLSHFKHFGYELLIGASRKSMIDKIVPSSIEQRLPGTLAIHLKSIQNGASIIRCHDVKEHYQAIKVFEAIENI; from the coding sequence ATGAATACATACAATAATAAAATCATGGGTGTATTAAATGCCAATGAAGATTCATTTTTTTCACAAAGTAGATTTGATAATTCTCAAGCCTCTAAGAAAATAGAACAAATGATTGAAGATGGTGCTGATATTATTGATATTGGAGCTGTTTCAAGTAGACCTGGAAGTATTGCCATTAGTGAAGATGCTGAACTAGAAAGAATTAAAGATATTGTTAATACAATTTATACAAATAAGTATTATAAAAAAGTAGATTTTTCAATTGACTCTTATGCTCCAAAAGTTATTGATTATGTTTTAAATAAAGGCTTTAAAATTGTAAATGATATTACAGGTTTACAAAATGATGAAGTTTGTAAGATTGCAGCAAAATATAATGCTCAAGTTGTAATTATGCATATGCAAAATGACCCTACAAATATGCAAAATAATCCAAATTATGAAAATGTAGTTTTAGAAATAGATGAATACTTTAAAAATCAAATTTCAAAGGCAAAAAGTTTTGGAATAAATGATATTGTTTTAGATGTTGGTATTGGTTTTGGTAAAAATTTAGAACATAACTTAACACTATTAAATAAATTATCGCACTTCAAACACTTTGGATATGAACTTTTAATTGGGGCTAGTAGAAAATCAATGATAGATAAAATTGTTCCAAGTTCAATTGAGCAAAGACTTCCTGGAACATTAGCAATTCATTTAAAATCAATACAAAATGGTGCTAGTATAATTAGATGCCATGACGTAAAAGAACACTATCAAGCAATAAAAGTTTTTGAAGCAATTGAAAATATATAA